In one window of Chryseobacterium phocaeense DNA:
- a CDS encoding phage holin family protein — MSASYIPKDVYAICTFQTDTEPRQFIDTRESPTVFYGQDKTRPLLTVIDKNIRDKEFPCKSPKNAMWGFICFGAGLIVGALLVLSGPVGWAALAVGAGVLLCAGAAVYHGTKINHLCTGSLEKGTWKLEHQTVKFDKKNAITQNSMLVCDAGGILTPIFSYAIAKKYAEQISSNNNTEIGLNAFASFFGGAGIVIAGVEMGIAKTLLWMGGTMAVMNEGTYWEREWIRDGSLQDNTHYQDMNEKVDENSRIPGYLKDMPESLAGVTPSDLASPDILELNEKGGLASRDGKTPIFFNGKWYVQDWQKNLIEIKQGTALSRDLSALEGVNSREVWKTPEGKAIVENIRNGKYSESLVQTAKDGLGRVRPRNLPNLAKELPALKLQNIKNIGKLGVKGGGFIGFFFPFIATGFSEESRKALANAMAEDAGNGINVVANNA, encoded by the coding sequence ATGAGTGCTTCTTACATACCTAAAGATGTATATGCCATTTGTACATTTCAGACAGATACAGAACCAAGACAGTTTATTGATACTAGGGAGAGTCCAACTGTATTTTATGGACAGGATAAAACAAGACCCTTACTCACTGTTATAGATAAAAATATTAGAGATAAAGAATTTCCTTGTAAAAGTCCTAAAAATGCAATGTGGGGATTTATTTGTTTTGGGGCAGGACTTATTGTGGGTGCTCTTTTAGTCTTGTCAGGTCCTGTTGGGTGGGCAGCATTAGCCGTTGGAGCAGGAGTGCTGCTGTGCGCAGGAGCAGCTGTTTATCATGGTACAAAAATAAATCATTTATGTACCGGATCTCTTGAAAAAGGAACCTGGAAGTTAGAACATCAGACCGTAAAATTTGATAAAAAAAATGCAATTACACAAAACTCAATGTTAGTTTGTGATGCAGGAGGAATACTTACCCCAATTTTCAGTTATGCAATAGCAAAAAAATATGCTGAGCAAATTAGCTCTAATAATAATACAGAAATAGGATTGAATGCTTTTGCCTCTTTCTTTGGCGGAGCGGGAATTGTTATCGCAGGGGTAGAAATGGGAATAGCAAAAACTTTACTATGGATGGGTGGAACCATGGCCGTTATGAATGAAGGAACCTATTGGGAAAGGGAGTGGATTAGAGATGGCTCATTACAGGACAATACCCATTATCAGGATATGAATGAAAAAGTTGATGAAAATAGCAGAATACCGGGATATTTAAAAGATATGCCAGAAAGTCTTGCGGGTGTAACACCTTCTGATCTTGCCAGCCCGGATATTTTAGAATTAAATGAAAAAGGTGGATTAGCCAGCCGAGATGGTAAGACACCTATATTTTTCAATGGAAAATGGTATGTTCAGGATTGGCAGAAAAATCTCATAGAAATAAAACAAGGGACAGCATTATCAAGGGATTTATCTGCTCTTGAAGGGGTAAATTCACGAGAAGTCTGGAAAACACCTGAAGGAAAAGCAATTGTAGAGAATATTCGTAACGGGAAATATTCTGAATCGCTTGTACAGACTGCAAAAGATGGATTGGGAAGAGTAAGACCTCGAAATCTTCCTAATTTGGCAAAAGAATTACCTGCGTTAAAACTCCAGAATATAAAGAACATTGGAAAGCTTGGGGTAAAAGGTGGAGGCTTTATAGGCTTCTTTTTCCCTTTCATTGCTACCGGGTTTTCGGAAGAATCACGAAAAGCACTGGCTAATGCGATGGCTGAGGATGCAGGAAACGGAATAAATGTTGTAGCCAATAATGCTTAA
- a CDS encoding LysM peptidoglycan-binding domain-containing protein: MEFIKYEIKKRDTLESIAQDNKLTVNEIINFHNEHSGTTGLIIGNKLPIHLKYLLLERKSEDEMKKAAEAFEGRDYQQKIRYRCEQFNTTKLEDRISFHCNTKKEYTVEKNLQQAKARVKLKEYLYKINPENLGLAIEAVKDLEFDKENVVFDLNTDNTIKQVVNYSEIKEKWELFKPRLASSEFYKQVRKINAKAAEDIIKGGGLEFENENNLRKTYDKSLLYHVLFNDFDAHKKRGTNQILKFISQIFVDIPIELELHHTIIKEDDYFIEYRTVGTLLREKIDNAVLEEQYNKFYRPIIEYGFSEYNYDYRIRRMVDKKTGIIVNASALMKEEVKNNYQFITQFDLKQIDY, encoded by the coding sequence ATGGAATTTATAAAATACGAAATAAAAAAAAGAGATACTTTAGAATCTATAGCACAAGATAATAAACTTACAGTTAATGAAATAATTAATTTTCACAATGAACATTCTGGAACAACGGGTTTAATAATAGGTAATAAGCTACCCATCCATCTAAAATATTTACTTTTAGAAAGAAAAAGTGAAGATGAAATGAAGAAGGCTGCTGAAGCCTTCGAAGGGAGGGATTATCAGCAGAAAATACGATATAGATGTGAGCAGTTTAATACCACAAAACTTGAGGACAGAATATCATTTCACTGTAACACCAAGAAGGAATATACGGTTGAAAAAAACCTGCAACAGGCAAAAGCCAGGGTCAAGCTAAAAGAATATTTATATAAAATTAATCCGGAAAACCTTGGTCTTGCCATAGAAGCTGTAAAGGATCTTGAGTTTGATAAAGAAAATGTTGTTTTTGATTTAAATACAGATAATACAATAAAACAGGTAGTAAATTATTCTGAAATAAAGGAAAAATGGGAACTTTTTAAACCAAGGTTAGCCAGTTCAGAATTTTACAAACAGGTCCGGAAAATTAATGCTAAAGCTGCAGAAGATATTATTAAGGGAGGTGGTCTGGAATTTGAAAATGAGAATAATCTGAGAAAAACATATGACAAATCACTTCTTTATCATGTCCTATTTAATGATTTTGATGCGCATAAAAAAAGAGGTACAAATCAAATATTAAAATTTATTTCTCAGATATTCGTCGATATTCCTATAGAATTGGAGCTTCATCATACCATAATCAAGGAAGATGATTATTTTATAGAATATAGGACAGTAGGAACCCTGTTACGAGAAAAGATTGATAATGCTGTTTTAGAGGAACAATATAATAAATTTTACAGACCCATTATAGAATATGGTTTTAGTGAATACAATTATGATTATCGGATCAGAAGAATGGTTGATAAAAAGACAGGAATTATTGTAAATGCTTCTGCGCTCATGAAAGAAGAGGTGAAAAACAACTATCAGTTTATAACACAATTTGATTTAAAACAAATTGATTATTAG